GACCGGTACACTGATCGAACGGCATGCATTGCCGCCGGCGCTGCGCCAGTTGTCCACCCGGCATGTCGATATCGATGCGCAAGGGCGCGTCTGGTTCGCCTGCCAGTATGAGGGGCCGCGCAACGACCTTCCCCCGCTCGCCGGGCATTTCGCCAAGGGCGAGGACATCCGCTTCCTCAACCTGCCTGAGGAGACGACAACGCGGCTTGCCAACTATGTCGGTGCGATCGCCGTCAATCGCGGGCAGGGACTGGTCGGGCTAACCTCGCCGAAGGGCGGGGTGGCGGTCACGATCGAGGCCGCGACCGGGCGAATCTTGCGCGAAGAGCTTGTCGCTGACGCGGCTGGTATCGCCCCGTCGCGGCACGGGTTTGCGGTCTCCTCCTACGACGGCCGGTTCGAGGGAACGAGCGCGGAACTCGCCTGGGACCAGCATATCATCCGCTTCGAGCGGACATAGAAACGGTTAGGCAGCGCCTGCGTCCCTCGAAATCAAGACGTGCAGGTCACGCCAGGCGTAGGCGACCTGTTCGTACCGGTGGCCACCCAGGCCGATGGTGCCCGTCTCGACCGGCGTCGCCCCCAGGCGCTCGTAGAAGGCGCGATTGGGATTGGTCGAAAGCACCCAGACATACAGCGTCATCGTTCCGCGCTCGACCATCCGCCGCGCCACGGCCCGCACCAGAGCATCACCGATACCGCGTCCCTGATAGGCCGGCAGGACATAGAGCGCGTAGATCTCGCCGACGGGCGTGGGCGCCGAATAGCGGGCAGGACCATAGTTGGCGAAACCGACCAAGGCGCCACTCCTGCGGTTGATCGCGACGAAATGGCCGACGCCAATTGCGCTGCGACGGGACATGTGCCGCACCGCCTGCTCGGCCGGCGACATGCGGTCGAGATAGGCATCGTCGAGCAGGCCGCGGAACGTCGCCCTCCAGGTCTCCACGAGCACCCGGCCGATCGCAAACACATCTGCTGTCCGGCCCGGCCGGATCTCGATCGCATCGTCCATGATGAAAATGTAGGGCGCCAGGCCGCACATGCAATTCTCCGCACCGGCCGGTGCACGTGCCATCGCGCGCAATTGACGCCTTGCGATGCTAAGGCACGCGTGCGAGGGTTTCGGCGCCGGGCCAGTCCGGCGAGACGAAACGAGCGACATGACAGATCTTCCACCCG
This portion of the Rhizobium sp. ARZ01 genome encodes:
- a CDS encoding GNAT family N-acetyltransferase, with amino-acid sequence MCGLAPYIFIMDDAIEIRPGRTADVFAIGRVLVETWRATFRGLLDDAYLDRMSPAEQAVRHMSRRSAIGVGHFVAINRRSGALVGFANYGPARYSAPTPVGEIYALYVLPAYQGRGIGDALVRAVARRMVERGTMTLYVWVLSTNPNRAFYERLGATPVETGTIGLGGHRYEQVAYAWRDLHVLISRDAGAA